The following proteins come from a genomic window of Populus nigra chromosome 6, ddPopNigr1.1, whole genome shotgun sequence:
- the LOC133697713 gene encoding LOW QUALITY PROTEIN: protein RNA-directed DNA methylation 3 (The sequence of the model RefSeq protein was modified relative to this genomic sequence to represent the inferred CDS: inserted 2 bases in 1 codon; deleted 4 bases in 4 codons; substituted 3 bases at 3 genomic stop codons) — translation MSSNGKGKAVASGGGERKRGSGGDDDKTGGGNKKNRAVLRFFEDAADFSDQDSDHDSDDSDLNFDIEDFMDEEYDVELKVKNDPPISQNVPIVPKEEDMDEQEFDKMMEERYKNNPRFCYAEDADEAKRSMERNFLEPSAKDPTVWKVKCMVGHERHSSFCLMQKFVDLKSLGTKLQIISAFAIDHVKGFLYIEADKQIDIIQACKGLCSIYSSRVAPVPKNEVSHLISIRRGCNQVTEGTWARVKNGNYKGDLAQIVAVNDVRKKATVKLIPRIDFQALAQKFGGGLAKKKAAIPASRLISSSELEEFRPLIQYKRDTQGCSFLFTGKMFEVLDGLMLKDGYLYKRVSIDSLSCLGFIPSEEELLKFKPSENNESENLQWLAQIYVGQKKKQVIGNEKGGDKGESSLSSGQKFELYNLVCFGRKDFGLLVGMEKDDSYKILKHGLEKPDVVTVAFRDLKNGLTDMKFTALDHHKKTISVNDTVEVLEGPLKDRQGIVKQIYRGIIFVYDQNETEDGGYFCSKAQMCEKIKLSFDACCGKVVHFEKSNHIILSTPSSSLELFLDGESGSLDFEDFPSPKSPLSPKRPWQARENNRNYMYYNFNEGDKDGLFFIGQTLRIRVGPLKGYLCQVLAIRYSDVTVKLGSQQKVLTVKSEHLSEVRAKSSAVSLVSXVXFGXPFEVALKWYFYIYDSDEPGSSSFKPLDLSGTEGGSGGWTGCAGASTGGDGWNTGGLSTERTSWPSLGLTDQPKTSPLNPSSSADNELSKDGAWGSQATGNQTSSWGAAAGDSWNKAASNIGSTSGASVGWGKATLPNEDLAGSSRGTGDNWGQGNLRAENSLIDSAVAWDXGKTVTGNQTSSWGDAATGKNQMDSWGKCNDAIGAGSWEKKRRSGTGEDCWSNKRDGNQESSWGNKSGWNSGSSDAGRNSDSAWGKKAFWNSESSNADGNQDSGWATKSNWNSGSKDANQGSSWAKKSNWKSGSSDVNQESGWGKKSSWSSGYGDGNQDSSVACDGEGQTETYGNRAGVGGWRGGVGGRVDPDRGGFRGRGDRGGFGGRNGSDRGGYGGRGKSDGGGFGGRGGSDRGGSRGRGDRGGFGGRGRGRRDQNGGWSDNDSAEDSTFDWKNGANNSSGGWKNNGGGSSWNQGGDNKGQHNSWNSGGGGTSNRAGGWSSQDSDWNQSRMAKDSCSNDLAGGWNKGTGANIDAAWGQGNSWKSSNSSGGDWNSNKEIKVSDDLGSGWNKGSGSCVPGDGWGNKGAGSGDAGTTGGDAKPWNQSSASGGGQSSGWSQSMEVKEGTNAGGEPTGPWGKASTNSWKQSSKDIKGSDDQGSGWGNKGAGLESAGATGGDAKTWNLSSASVGGQSSSWSQSTEAKGANASGEQTDPWGKASASSWGNKGNDGSSKGGW, via the exons ATGTCGTCGAATGGGAAGGGTAAGGCCGTCGCCTCCGGCGGAGGAGAACGGAAACGTGGCAGTGGTGGTGATGACGATAAGACTGGTGGTGGAAATAAGAAGAATCGCGCGGTTCTTCGGTTCTTCGAAGATGCAGCTGATTTTAGTGATCAAGATAGTGATCACGACAGCGATGATAGTGATCTTAATTTCGACATtgaag ATTTTATGGACGAAGAATATGATGTAGAGTTGAAAGTCAAGAATGATCCACCAATATCCCAAAATGTTCCAATTGTTCCCAAAGAGGAGGATATGGATGAGCAAGAATTTGATAAGATGATGGAAGAGCGTTACAAGAACAATCCTAGATTTTGCTATGCTGAAGATGCTGATGAGGCTAAAAGATCCATGGAAAGAAATTTTCTCGAGCCTTCTGCAAAGGACCCAACTGTCTGGAAAGTCAAATGCATG GTTGGACACGAGAGGCATTCATCTTTTTGCCTCATGCAGAAGTTTGTTGACTTGAAATCTCTGGGCACCAAACTTCAGATAATATCTGCATTTGCCATTGACCATGTAAAGGGTTTTCTTTATATTGAAGCTGACAAGCAAATTGATATTATTCAG GCATGTAAAGGGCTTTGCAGCATATATTCTAGTAGAGTGGCACCAGTTCCTAAAAATGAAGTGTCTCATCTGATCTCCATCCGGAGAGGTTGTAATCAAGTTACCGAGGGCACATGGGCTCGTGTAAAGAATGGGAACTATAAGGGTGACCTGGCACAG ATTGTGGCTGTAAATGATGTGCGGAAAAAAGCAACAGTGAAGCTGATTCCAAGAATTGATTTTCAAGCGTTGGCACAAAAATTT GGAGGTGGACTTGCAAAGAAGAAAGCTGCCATACCAGCTTCAAGATTGATCAGCTCAAGTGAACTTGA GGAGTTCCGGCCTCTTATTCAATATAAGCGTGACACTCAAGGATGTTCATTTCTATTT ACTGGCAAGATGTTTGAGGTTCTTGATGGCTTGATGCTCAAGGAtggatatttatataaaagagtATCTATAGATTCTTTAAGCTGCTTGGGTTTTATACCTTCAGAAGAGGAGTTGTTGAAGTTCAAGCCTTCCGAGAATAATGAATCAGAGAATTTGCAATGGCTTGCGCAGATTTATGTTGGACAGAAGAAAAAACAGGTAATTGGAAATGAGAAAGGTGGTGATAAAGGAGAAAGCTCGTTATCATCTGGGCAGAAATTTGAACTGTACAATCTTGTGTGTTTTGG CCGCAAAGATTTTGGTCTTCTTGTTGGTATGGAGAAAGATGATTCTTACAAG ATTCTAAAACATGGACTGGAAAAACCTGACGTGGTGACTGTTGCATTCCGTGATCTAAAGAATGGGCTCACTGATATGAAGTTTACTGCTTTAGATCATCACAAGAAAACCATATCAGTTAATGATACTGTCGAGGTTTTGGAAGGTCCATTGAAG GATAGACAAGGAATTGTTAAGCAAATCTACCGAGGCATCATATTTGTATATGATCAGAATGAAACAGAAGACGGTGGTTATTTCTGTTCAAAAGCTCAAATGTGTGAGAAAATCAAGCTTTCTTTTGATGCATGCTGTGGAAAGGTTGTACATTTTGAAAAGAGTAATCACATCATTTTGTCTACGCCATCCTCTTCCCTTGAATTGTTTCTG GATGGAGAATCAGGCTCTTTAGATTTTGAAGATTTCCCATCTCCCAAATCCCCCTTATCGCCTAAAAGACCATGGCAAGCGAGAGAAAATAACCGTAACTATATGTATTACAACT TCAACGAAGGGGACAAGGATGGATTGTTCTTCATTGGTCAAACCTTGAGAATTCGAGTAGGACCTTTGAAGGGGTATCTATGTCAGGTCTTGGCCATACGCTATTCTGATGTTACTGTGAAGCTTGGTTCTCAGCAGAAAGTTCTTACAG TTAAAAGTGAGCATCTTTCTGAGGTTCGTGCAAAGAGCTCTGCCGTGTCT CTTGTTTCATAAGTATGATTTGGATAGCCTTTTGAAGTTGCTCTGAAGTGGTACTTTTATATCTATGATAGTGATGAGCCTGGATCCAGTTCTTTCAAACCGCTTGATCTAAGCGGAACTGAAGGTGGTTCTGGAG gtTGGACAGGTTGTGCTGGGGCATCGACAGGGGGTGATGGCTGGAACACTGGTGGCCTCTCCACTGAAag GACTTCTTGGCCTAGCTTGGGCCTCACA GATCAACCCAAAACCAGTCCTTTAAATCCATCAAGTTCTGCAGATAATGAACTAAGCAAAG ATGGTGCTTGGGGAAGTCAAGCGACCGGAAATCAGACTTCATCTTGGGGTGCAGCTGCAGGTGATTCTTGGAACAAAGCTGCTTCTAACATTGGTTCTACCAGTGGTGCATCTGTCGGATGGGGTAAAGCAACTTTACCCAATGAAGATCTGGCAGGCTCTTCAAGAGGTACTGGAGACAACTGGGGTCAAGGAAACCTCAGAGCTGAAAATTCTTTGATCGATTCTGCAGTAGCTTGGGA AGGAAAGACCGTTACTGGAAACCAAACCAGCAGTTGGGGTGATGCAGCTACAGGGAAGAATCAAATGGATTCTTGGGGAAAATGTAATGATGCGATTGGAGCAGGATCCTgggagaagaaaagaaggtCTGGAACTGGAGAAGACTGCTGGAGTAACAAGAGAGATGGAAACCAGGAATCTAGCTGGGGTAATAAAAGCGGTTGGAACTCTGGATCAAGTGATGCAGGAAGAAATTCCGACTCTGCTTGGGGCAAGAAG GCATTTTGGAACTCTGAATCCAGTAATGCTGATGGAAATCAAGATTCTGGTTGGGCCACCAAAAGCAACTGGAACTCTGGGTCGAAAGATGCAAACCAAGGTTCTAGTTGGGCCAAGAAAAGTAATTGGAAGTCTGGATCTAGTGATGTAAACCAAGAATCTGGTTGGGGCAAGAAAAGCAGTTGGAGCTCTGGATATGGTGATGGTAACCAGGATTCATCTGTAGCCTGTGATGGTGAAGGCCAAACAGAGACTTATGGTAATAGGGCAGGTGTTGGGGGCTGGAGA GGTGGCGTTGGTGGCAGGGTTGATCCAGACAGGGGGGGCTTTAGAGGTAGAGGCGATAGAGGAGGCTTTGGAGGTAGAAATGGTTCGGACAGAGGAGGTTATGGAGGTAGAGGCAAATCTGACGGGGGTGGATTTGGAGGTAGAGGTGGTTCAGACCGAGGGGGCTCTAGAGGTAGAGGGGACAGAGGCGGCTTTGGTGGTAGAGGCAGAGGAAGGAGAGATCAAAATGGTGGTTGGAGTGACAACGATTCTGCTGAAGATAGTACCTTTGACTGGAAGAATGGGGCAAACAATAGCAGTGGAGGATGGAAAAATAATGGTGGTGGAAGCAGTTGGAACCAAGGAGGTGACAATAAGGGCCAGCATAATAGCTGGAATTCTGGTGGTGGTGGAACAAGCAATCGAGCTGGTGGTTGGAGCAGCCAAGATTCAGACTGGAACCAGTCAAGAATGGCCAAAGATAGTTGTAGTAATGACCTTGCTGGTGGTTGGAACAAGGGAACTGGTGCAAATATTGATGCTGCCTGGGGTCAAGGAAACAGCTGGAAGTCATCAAATTCTTCTGGTGGGGACTGGAATTCtaacaaagaaattaaagtttctGATGATCTAGGAAGTGGCTGGAACAAAGGATCTGGTTCTTGTGTTCCAGGTGATGGCTGGGGGAACAAAGGAGCTGGTTCAGGAGATGCAGGGACAACTGGAGGTGATGCGAAGCCCTGGAATCAATCTAGTGCTTCTGGCGGAGGCCAATCATCTGGCTGGAGTCAATCAATGGAGGTAAAGGAAGGAACTAATGCTGGTGGAGAACCAACCGGTCCATGGGGTAAAGCATCGACAAATTCTTGGAAACAATCAAGCAAGGACATAAAAGGTTCTGATGATCAAGGGAGTGGCTGGGGGAACAAAGGAGCAGGTTTGGAAAGTGCAGGGGCAACTGGAGGTGATGCCAAGACCTGGAATCTATCCAGTGCTTCTGTTGGAGGTCAATCATCTAGTTGGAGTCAATCAACA GAGGCAAAAGGAGCTAATGCAAGTGGGGAACAAACTGATCCATGGGGTAAAGCATCAGCAAGTTCTTGGGGAAACAAAGGGAATGATGGAAGTTCCAAAGGAGGGTGGTAA